CCGAGCGCTTCAAGAAGTAATCACCGCTCAATCGGCGCCCGCGTGCACAGCGGGCGCCAATGCGGCACAATTACGCGCATTGATTTATTGCGCCCGGGCTCGCCGCCCCGGCTGGAGTTAGCATGTCCCTGATCATCACCGACGATTGCATCAACTGCGACGTCTGCGAACCCGAGTGCCCAAACGCCGCCATTTCCCAAGGCGAAGAGATCTATGTGATCGACCCGAACCTGTGCACCCAGTGCGTCGGTCACTACGACGAGCCACAGTGCCAACAGGTCTGCCCGGTGGATTGCATCCCCCTGGACGAAGCCCATCCGGAGACTCAAGACGAGTTGATGGAGAAGTACCGCAAGATTACCGGTAAGGCTTGAGCCTTGAGCCTTGAGTCGCCTGTGCCGACGCCTTCGCGAGCAGGCTCGCTCCCACACTTGATCGGTGTTGTTAATCCATAAGTGAGAACACCCAAGGTCTACTGTGGGAGCGAGCCTGCTCGCGAAAGCGTCATCAGCCACACGGAAGATGTAACTGACTCACTGCGTCTGCTCAAACCCCTCCCCGATACACCCCA
This genomic interval from Pseudomonas putida contains the following:
- a CDS encoding YfhL family 4Fe-4S dicluster ferredoxin, which translates into the protein MSLIITDDCINCDVCEPECPNAAISQGEEIYVIDPNLCTQCVGHYDEPQCQQVCPVDCIPLDEAHPETQDELMEKYRKITGKA